The Megasphaera stantonii genome includes a window with the following:
- the alr gene encoding alanine racemase: MDMCETMNADVLQSTESFSRRPMWAQVDLDAAAYNMQHIRRFVGAHTLIMAVVKADAYGCGAVAMARVFLQNGADQLAVACLDEAVELRRAGITAPILVLGHTDGRRAAEVVGYHIDVAVFHYDDAVLFSQEAERTQQTVRFHIAVDSGMGRIGYKLSERSVEEIKRIRALPCVMMEGIFTHFAVADDAADDACAYTKEQFFQFTQMYRWLWEEGVSFRFRHCDNSAGVLAYPAFFCNMVRPGIIQYGYNPFGAARHPEFVPHPVMSLRCCITHVKRLEEGETVGYGRRFRARRPTLVATLPLGYADGYTRLLSNRADVLVRGRRVPQIGNICMDQCMIDVTDIPDVRVGEECVLFGRQGNEYIGADELARIIGTIPHEVFCNIGRRVPRVYFEKGRCVGRTEYLFQT, from the coding sequence ATGGATATGTGCGAAACGATGAACGCAGATGTATTGCAGAGTACAGAATCATTTTCAAGGCGTCCTATGTGGGCGCAGGTCGATTTGGATGCGGCGGCGTATAATATGCAGCATATTCGGCGTTTTGTCGGCGCCCATACGCTGATTATGGCCGTCGTCAAAGCCGACGCGTACGGATGCGGCGCCGTGGCGATGGCCCGCGTGTTTTTGCAGAACGGAGCGGACCAGCTGGCCGTGGCCTGTCTGGACGAAGCCGTCGAGCTGCGCCGCGCCGGTATTACGGCCCCTATCTTGGTGTTGGGACATACAGATGGGCGGCGCGCAGCAGAAGTCGTGGGCTATCATATCGATGTGGCCGTGTTTCATTACGACGACGCAGTGCTTTTTTCGCAGGAAGCCGAACGGACGCAGCAGACCGTGCGATTCCATATTGCCGTAGACAGCGGTATGGGACGTATCGGCTACAAGCTGTCGGAACGAAGCGTCGAAGAGATAAAGCGCATCAGGGCTCTGCCCTGTGTGATGATGGAAGGGATATTTACGCATTTTGCCGTGGCCGACGACGCGGCAGACGACGCCTGCGCGTACACGAAGGAGCAATTCTTTCAGTTTACACAGATGTACCGCTGGCTGTGGGAAGAAGGCGTGTCATTCCGCTTCCGTCATTGCGATAACAGCGCCGGCGTCCTGGCGTATCCGGCGTTTTTCTGTAACATGGTGCGTCCCGGTATTATTCAGTACGGCTATAATCCCTTCGGTGCGGCGCGTCATCCGGAGTTTGTACCCCATCCCGTCATGTCCCTGCGCTGCTGTATTACCCATGTGAAGCGCCTGGAAGAAGGCGAGACTGTAGGATACGGCCGCAGGTTCAGAGCGCGTCGTCCTACCTTGGTCGCCACCTTGCCGTTAGGCTATGCCGACGGATATACCCGCCTACTGTCCAATCGGGCCGACGTATTGGTACGGGGGCGGCGCGTCCCTCAAATCGGCAATATATGCATGGATCAGTGCATGATAGACGTTACCGATATTCCTGACGTGCGCGTAGGCGAAGAATGCGTGCTGTTTGGCCGTCAGGGAAACGAATATATCGGGGCAGATGAACTGGCACGCATCATAGGGACAATACCTCATGAAGTTTTCTGCAATATCGGCCGCCGCGTCCCCCGTGTATATTTCGAAAAGGGCCGTTGCGTCGGCCGGACTGAATATTTGTTTCAAACGTAA
- a CDS encoding iron-containing alcohol dehydrogenase family protein translates to MFTYEMPTKLYFGKGCVAQSVADMAALGKKALIVTGRSSAKRNGSQDAVVAVLESAGLGWVLFDEVEANPSVEIVRNGAELGRKEQVDFVIGIGGGSPMDAAKVIALLCTNDLDDEILFTGPYGAPPLPIVTVPTTSGTGSEVTKISILTNHKAGTKQGVKSPMLYPKLSLADPSFTMGVPEHVTIDTAIDALSHAIEGYMAKDATPVSDVWAEEALRFFGLHLTQLRGTLSYAVREDLMYASTLAGIVISQAGTTLVHGMGYCLTYYKGFSHGRANGLLLPQYMKLMEESMADKAQRVWELLGFAGSDDFEAFMKDLMPDTVTLSEEEIEKFTTMVMKTASVKATSYDVTAGVVARIYAHISK, encoded by the coding sequence ATGTTTACGTATGAAATGCCGACGAAATTGTATTTCGGGAAAGGATGCGTTGCCCAATCCGTGGCAGATATGGCGGCGCTGGGCAAGAAAGCCCTGATCGTTACGGGACGCAGTTCGGCGAAGCGAAACGGATCGCAGGACGCCGTCGTCGCCGTACTGGAATCGGCAGGCCTCGGCTGGGTCCTGTTCGACGAAGTAGAAGCGAACCCGTCTGTCGAAATCGTGCGGAACGGCGCGGAGCTAGGGCGGAAGGAACAGGTTGACTTTGTCATCGGCATTGGCGGCGGTTCGCCTATGGACGCAGCTAAAGTGATCGCCTTATTATGCACGAACGATTTGGACGACGAGATACTGTTTACAGGGCCGTACGGAGCGCCGCCCCTGCCTATTGTCACCGTTCCTACGACGTCTGGCACGGGCAGCGAAGTGACGAAAATCAGCATCCTGACCAATCATAAGGCCGGCACGAAGCAGGGCGTCAAATCGCCGATGCTGTATCCGAAGCTGTCTTTGGCCGATCCGTCCTTTACGATGGGCGTACCGGAACACGTGACGATCGACACGGCTATCGACGCCTTGTCTCATGCGATAGAAGGCTATATGGCGAAGGATGCGACGCCTGTCAGCGACGTATGGGCTGAAGAAGCCCTGCGCTTTTTCGGCCTTCATCTGACGCAGCTGCGCGGCACGCTGTCCTATGCCGTCCGCGAAGACCTCATGTATGCTTCGACCTTGGCGGGCATCGTCATTTCCCAGGCTGGTACGACGCTGGTACACGGCATGGGATATTGCCTGACGTATTACAAGGGTTTTTCGCATGGCCGGGCCAACGGCTTGCTGCTGCCTCAGTACATGAAGCTCATGGAAGAATCCATGGCCGATAAAGCCCAGCGTGTATGGGAATTGCTGGGATTTGCCGGCTCCGATGACTTCGAAGCATTTATGAAAGATCTCATGCCCGATACGGTCACGCTGTCTGAAGAAGAAATTGAGAAATTTACGACGATGGTCATGAAGACGGCTTCCGTCAAGGCGACGTCGTACGATGTGACGGCAGGCGTCGTAGCCCGTATATACGCTCATATATCTAAATGA
- a CDS encoding PucR family transcriptional regulator, which translates to MVVTVGFLYAKSQKVYKMQCLTGTQGFDSRVSWIHIIENKESALFLHGGELVFCTGSIYNGEEWLLDYIKKLQKSRASGLVINIGPFIRSVPKSVAAFCEQRGFPLFLIPWSVRLVDITRYLCQFIIEEETREQQFLQYFLFILMHPGQCGNACRALRTYGIDIDKAFRVFVVRPAERRRLDEAAAQMSACEPDVHVLTYGDALVCVAPDEGESNAWSRAWEWREYFLGRDLSVTVCVGSAVPSVERLSESYTRASAMTALVSETRPVVQYERVGVYKLLLDGPSPGTLRQFYDDTMKGLDEYDAAHHSSLVETLEYYLSHRCSIKDTAVHEVVHRNTVLYKLNKIETITGKKLNEEEDKLDILIALKIKKLFSVQKDG; encoded by the coding sequence GTGGTTGTCACAGTAGGATTTTTATATGCTAAAAGTCAGAAAGTATACAAGATGCAGTGCCTGACAGGAACGCAGGGCTTTGACAGCCGTGTTTCGTGGATACACATTATAGAAAACAAGGAATCCGCTTTGTTTTTACACGGCGGGGAACTGGTGTTTTGCACGGGGAGTATCTATAACGGCGAAGAGTGGCTGCTGGATTATATCAAGAAGTTACAGAAAAGCAGAGCTAGCGGATTGGTGATCAACATCGGCCCTTTTATACGCAGCGTTCCGAAATCCGTCGCGGCCTTTTGCGAACAACGCGGATTTCCCCTGTTCCTTATTCCGTGGAGCGTGCGGTTAGTCGATATTACACGCTACTTATGCCAGTTTATCATTGAAGAGGAAACTAGAGAACAACAATTTCTCCAATATTTCCTGTTTATTCTCATGCATCCGGGCCAGTGCGGCAATGCTTGCCGAGCCCTGCGGACATACGGCATAGATATCGATAAGGCCTTCCGTGTTTTCGTCGTCCGTCCGGCAGAACGCCGCCGTCTCGACGAGGCAGCGGCGCAGATGAGCGCTTGCGAGCCCGACGTCCACGTTTTGACGTACGGCGACGCTCTGGTATGCGTAGCGCCGGACGAAGGCGAATCAAACGCATGGAGCAGGGCCTGGGAATGGCGTGAATACTTTCTGGGCCGAGACCTTTCCGTTACGGTTTGCGTCGGCTCGGCCGTACCTTCTGTCGAACGGTTGTCTGAAAGCTATACGCGGGCGTCAGCTATGACGGCTCTCGTTTCGGAAACGCGGCCTGTCGTACAATATGAGCGCGTCGGCGTGTACAAGCTGCTGCTGGACGGTCCTTCACCAGGCACGCTGCGGCAATTTTACGACGATACGATGAAAGGGCTGGACGAATACGACGCCGCTCATCATTCGTCGCTGGTGGAGACTCTGGAATATTACCTGTCTCATCGCTGCAGTATTAAGGATACGGCAGTTCACGAAGTGGTTCACCGCAATACGGTGCTGTATAAACTGAATAAGATAGAAACTATTACGGGGAAGAAACTAAACGAAGAAGAAGATAAGCTGGATATTCTCATCGCGCTGAAAATCAAGAAGCTGTTTTCCGTACAGAAAGACGGATGA
- a CDS encoding NAD(P)H-dependent glycerol-3-phosphate dehydrogenase: MNITVLGCGRWGAFHAWYADRIGHTVTLWGRPSSRNLETLRCTGKNEYLTLPSSIALTDDLADALHNADVCIISISAQQLRAFAGQLRETGFSPSLPFILAMKGLEIGSGKRLTTVMEEELEPDVQTAVWVGPGHVQDFVAGMPNCMVMASRDMDLTRRLVDVFTSPLIRFYYGQDLLGIEIGAAAKNVMGIAAGMLDGAGLTSLKGALMARGTHELSVLIETLGGNAMTVYGLSHLGDYEATLFSAHSNNRRFGEDFIQGKPFHKLAEGVYTTEALVDLSRRVGVELPITQVLYSIVKLGKDPHAMLEQLFLRSTKAE; encoded by the coding sequence ATGAATATTACCGTCTTAGGCTGCGGCCGCTGGGGCGCTTTCCACGCCTGGTACGCCGACCGCATCGGCCACACCGTCACCTTATGGGGCCGCCCGTCGTCCCGCAATCTGGAAACCCTTCGCTGTACGGGAAAAAACGAATACCTGACCCTGCCCTCGTCCATCGCCCTGACCGACGATTTGGCCGACGCCCTGCATAATGCCGACGTCTGCATCATTTCCATCAGCGCCCAGCAGCTCCGCGCCTTCGCCGGACAGCTTCGGGAAACGGGATTTTCCCCGTCCCTGCCCTTCATCCTGGCCATGAAGGGGCTGGAAATCGGCAGCGGCAAGCGCCTCACGACGGTCATGGAGGAAGAGCTGGAGCCCGACGTGCAGACTGCCGTCTGGGTCGGCCCGGGCCACGTGCAGGACTTCGTCGCCGGTATGCCGAACTGCATGGTCATGGCCTCCCGCGACATGGACCTGACGCGCCGCCTCGTCGACGTCTTTACCAGCCCCCTCATCCGCTTCTACTACGGACAAGACCTCCTGGGCATTGAAATCGGCGCGGCTGCCAAAAACGTCATGGGCATCGCCGCCGGCATGCTCGACGGCGCAGGCCTCACGAGCCTCAAGGGAGCCCTCATGGCCAGAGGCACTCACGAGCTGTCCGTCCTGATTGAAACGCTGGGCGGCAACGCCATGACTGTCTACGGCCTGAGCCACTTAGGAGATTACGAAGCGACGCTCTTTTCGGCCCACAGCAACAACCGCCGCTTCGGCGAAGACTTCATCCAGGGCAAGCCCTTCCACAAACTGGCCGAAGGCGTATACACGACGGAAGCTCTCGTCGACCTGTCCCGCCGCGTCGGCGTCGAACTGCCCATTACGCAAGTCCTGTACAGCATCGTCAAGCTCGGCAAGGACCCCCACGCCATGCTGGAGCAGCTCTTCCTGCGCTCCACCAAGGCCGAATGA
- a CDS encoding Imm17 family immunity protein: protein MDNAIIAFFHDYGDILFLALGLYSIGGAVKQWSWFVNNSRARNVAGRTGGTTGMRIFYVVLGLGFCIVGLISFMTGISVLYIIPMIKADPLSVFELL from the coding sequence ATGGACAACGCCATCATTGCATTTTTTCATGATTACGGCGACATACTATTTCTGGCCCTCGGCCTGTATTCCATAGGAGGGGCCGTCAAGCAGTGGTCATGGTTTGTCAATAACAGCCGGGCCCGCAATGTTGCCGGACGTACAGGCGGAACGACGGGAATGCGTATTTTTTATGTTGTCTTAGGATTGGGCTTTTGTATCGTCGGCCTTATATCGTTTATGACGGGCATATCGGTCTTGTATATCATACCGATGATCAAAGCCGATCCGCTGTCTGTGTTTGAATTATTATAA
- a CDS encoding prolyl-tRNA synthetase associated domain-containing protein, whose protein sequence is MLSEQAQTVLSVLQTAHIEYHVKEHIPVYTIDEMSALHLPDGEAVAKNLFIRDDKKRTYYIVVIRQEKTANLKALRQTLGSRPLSFASEDDLWKYLKLTKGAVTPLGALNDETQSVVVVFDKDFMGNQIAVHPNDNRASVWMQTDDLIRLIQEHGNPVVVAEI, encoded by the coding sequence ATGCTGTCCGAACAAGCCCAAACCGTACTATCCGTATTACAAACTGCCCATATAGAATACCATGTGAAAGAACACATTCCCGTCTACACCATAGACGAAATGTCCGCCCTGCACCTCCCCGACGGCGAGGCCGTAGCCAAAAACCTGTTTATCCGCGACGATAAGAAGAGGACCTACTACATTGTCGTCATCCGTCAGGAAAAGACGGCCAACCTCAAGGCCCTGCGGCAGACCCTGGGCTCGCGCCCTCTGAGCTTCGCCTCTGAAGACGACCTGTGGAAGTACCTGAAGCTGACCAAAGGGGCCGTCACGCCCTTAGGCGCCCTGAACGACGAAACACAGTCGGTCGTCGTCGTCTTCGACAAAGACTTTATGGGAAACCAAATCGCCGTCCATCCCAACGACAACAGGGCCTCGGTCTGGATGCAAACCGACGACCTAATCCGCCTCATCCAAGAACACGGCAACCCTGTCGTCGTCGCCGAGATATGA
- a CDS encoding hemolysin family protein: MEVSLGKECIVILLLIFGNGVFSLLEMSIVSCHQPRLEAMAEEGSKSAKIVLKLRENPNKMFSAVQFGITLMGLLTGVYGGTEMAGPMSQYVAMIPGLEPYAYSVSLTTIVAVITYLTIILGEIVPKRIAINKPEAIACFLARPMLYFCTVSTPLIWFLSASTALVTKVIGMGKPEVQPVTEEEIKILLEQGAELGAFEKEEPELVDRVFRLADMNVSDIMTNRTQVDWIDVEDPDETIMNEMIAFNHIHLPVGRGSLDEFLGMVSVNMVFQKYYDAVHSGKNVTMKSLVESSVQKPVFVPESMDIMKVVPVFREHSVHEAAVLDEYGNFSGLLTLHDILEELVGSMPSGEKEKKENDNRIIQRGPNEWLMEGLLTIEEFKDFFELEDDLPGEEDDLYKTLAGFVTYGVGRIPKETDTYVWNEFTFEVMDMDNLRVDKILVTRQEPEEKEEDTEE; this comes from the coding sequence TTGGAAGTTTCCCTAGGGAAAGAGTGCATCGTCATATTATTGCTGATTTTTGGCAACGGCGTATTTTCGCTGCTGGAAATGTCCATCGTCAGCTGCCATCAGCCGCGGCTGGAGGCCATGGCCGAAGAGGGCAGCAAGTCGGCGAAAATCGTCCTGAAGCTGCGGGAAAACCCGAATAAGATGTTTTCGGCCGTACAGTTCGGCATCACCCTGATGGGCCTGCTGACGGGCGTATACGGCGGTACGGAAATGGCCGGCCCCATGTCGCAGTACGTGGCCATGATTCCCGGCCTGGAGCCTTATGCCTACAGCGTCAGCCTGACGACTATCGTCGCCGTCATCACCTATTTGACCATCATTTTAGGGGAAATCGTGCCGAAGCGCATCGCCATCAACAAGCCTGAAGCCATCGCCTGCTTTCTGGCCCGGCCGATGCTGTATTTCTGCACGGTCAGTACGCCCCTCATTTGGTTTCTGTCGGCTTCGACGGCCTTGGTGACGAAGGTCATCGGCATGGGCAAGCCGGAGGTGCAGCCCGTAACGGAAGAGGAAATCAAAATCCTTCTGGAGCAGGGCGCGGAATTGGGGGCCTTTGAAAAGGAAGAGCCCGAGCTGGTAGACCGCGTATTCCGCCTGGCCGATATGAACGTCAGCGATATTATGACCAACCGCACCCAGGTTGACTGGATTGACGTAGAAGATCCCGACGAGACGATTATGAATGAAATGATCGCTTTCAATCACATCCACCTGCCCGTAGGCAGGGGCTCGCTCGACGAATTTCTCGGCATGGTTTCGGTCAACATGGTCTTCCAAAAATATTACGACGCCGTCCATTCCGGGAAAAACGTGACCATGAAATCCCTCGTCGAATCGAGCGTCCAGAAGCCAGTCTTCGTGCCCGAATCGATGGATATCATGAAGGTCGTGCCGGTCTTCCGCGAGCACAGCGTCCACGAAGCGGCCGTCCTCGACGAATACGGCAATTTCAGCGGCCTGCTGACCCTCCACGACATCCTGGAAGAGCTCGTAGGCAGCATGCCGTCAGGCGAAAAGGAAAAGAAGGAAAATGACAACCGCATCATCCAGCGCGGCCCCAACGAATGGCTCATGGAGGGCCTGCTGACCATCGAAGAATTCAAGGATTTCTTCGAGTTGGAAGATGACCTGCCCGGCGAAGAAGACGACCTGTACAAGACCCTGGCCGGCTTCGTCACCTACGGCGTAGGCCGCATTCCTAAGGAAACAGATACGTACGTCTGGAACGAATTTACCTTTGAAGTCATGGATATGGACAACCTCCGCGTCGATAAAATCCTCGTCACGCGGCAGGAACCGGAAGAAAAAGAAGAAGATACGGAAGAATAG
- a CDS encoding NAD(P)-dependent oxidoreductase, with product MRVGIFSNVRGGAARFAPYVRLGCDDIELIGLPCEAALDTIETVKKAKCEGLIYYSDHKEDEPFYKALAESGVKYVVTCSAGYDHLNIEAMKRYGIKGANVPRYSPNAISEHTVMIVLALLRKLRTQILRVEHGNFTTTGLQGRELRNMVVGIVGAGRIGYTTIQCLSGFHPKAILAYDIYENNDVRQYASYVTLDELYAKADVIIFHCAYTKENYHMVNDEAIQAMKDGVVLVNSARGPLFDTQSVLRGFHSGKIGALGIDVIEGEGALRKSSGSQKDVASDIRKLLSYENVIFTAHTAFYTDQADYNLCETTIQNLRQYAQTGSCDNELIRE from the coding sequence ATGAGAGTTGGAATTTTCAGCAATGTCAGAGGCGGCGCAGCCAGATTTGCGCCGTATGTACGCCTTGGATGCGACGATATAGAGTTAATCGGCCTGCCTTGCGAAGCGGCGTTGGATACGATAGAAACGGTTAAGAAGGCGAAGTGCGAAGGCCTTATTTATTACAGCGATCATAAGGAAGATGAACCCTTTTATAAGGCTCTGGCCGAGAGCGGCGTCAAATACGTCGTGACATGCAGCGCCGGTTACGATCATCTCAATATAGAGGCGATGAAAAGGTACGGCATCAAAGGGGCCAATGTGCCGAGATATTCGCCCAACGCCATATCAGAACACACGGTGATGATCGTGCTGGCCCTTCTTCGCAAGCTGCGGACGCAGATACTGCGTGTAGAACATGGCAATTTTACTACGACGGGATTGCAAGGGCGGGAACTTCGCAATATGGTCGTAGGCATCGTCGGCGCCGGCCGTATCGGATATACGACGATACAGTGTTTGAGCGGGTTTCATCCTAAAGCTATCCTGGCTTACGATATTTACGAGAACAATGACGTACGCCAGTATGCATCCTATGTGACGCTGGACGAATTATACGCTAAGGCCGACGTGATCATTTTCCATTGCGCCTATACGAAAGAGAATTACCATATGGTAAACGACGAGGCCATTCAGGCTATGAAAGACGGCGTCGTCCTTGTCAACAGCGCCCGAGGCCCTTTATTTGACACGCAGTCCGTACTGCGGGGCTTTCACAGCGGTAAGATTGGCGCGTTAGGAATCGACGTGATCGAAGGAGAAGGAGCGCTGCGAAAATCGTCGGGATCTCAAAAAGACGTCGCTTCCGATATTAGAAAACTGCTGTCTTACGAAAACGTCATATTTACGGCTCATACGGCTTTCTATACGGATCAGGCTGATTATAATTTATGCGAAACGACGATTCAGAATCTGCGCCAGTATGCCCAGACCGGATCGTGCGACAACGAATTGATACGTGAATAA
- a CDS encoding pyridoxal phosphate-dependent aminotransferase encodes MPNISKRISLFSESAIARISHMAETYEAINLSEGFPDFPPPEALRNRLKDIASQGPHQYSIDSGAQNLRQALANYRQTFAGQTLDPEQEVIVTCGGTEALMTTMMALVDPGDKVVVFSPFYEAYGTDVLLAGGEPLYVPLGQPDFTFDADVLEDAFRQHPKAIILCNPSNPCGKVFSKAELEIIAGLVQKYDAFAIVDEVYEHIVYKPTEYTYFSNLPGMYERTISCGSLSKTYSITGWRVGYIFAPPHLAAALRQLHMFMTISAPSPLQEAAVTSLGFDRSYYEGLREVYTKKRDIVMKGLDAIGIPHNVPQGAFYMLMDISEYGYDDDTAFCEDLIRKLGVALVPGSTFFHEDVHNLVRLQFAVKDETLYEALNRLEGIHCMKR; translated from the coding sequence ATGCCGAATATATCGAAACGAATTTCCTTGTTTTCCGAATCGGCCATTGCCAGAATCTCCCACATGGCCGAAACGTACGAGGCGATTAACTTATCGGAAGGCTTTCCCGATTTTCCCCCGCCGGAAGCCCTGCGGAACCGCCTGAAGGACATAGCCTCCCAGGGGCCGCACCAATACAGTATTGACAGCGGCGCGCAGAACCTGCGGCAGGCTTTGGCGAACTACCGTCAGACCTTCGCCGGCCAGACGCTGGACCCGGAACAGGAAGTCATCGTCACCTGCGGCGGCACGGAGGCCCTGATGACGACGATGATGGCCCTCGTCGACCCAGGCGATAAGGTCGTCGTATTTTCGCCCTTTTACGAAGCCTACGGCACGGACGTGCTGCTGGCCGGCGGCGAGCCCCTTTACGTGCCTCTCGGCCAGCCGGACTTCACCTTCGACGCCGACGTGTTGGAAGACGCCTTCCGGCAGCATCCGAAGGCGATCATCCTCTGCAATCCGTCCAATCCCTGCGGCAAGGTATTTTCTAAGGCCGAGCTGGAAATCATAGCCGGCCTGGTGCAGAAATACGACGCCTTCGCCATCGTCGACGAAGTATACGAGCACATCGTGTACAAGCCGACGGAATATACGTACTTTTCCAATTTGCCGGGCATGTACGAACGGACCATATCTTGCGGTTCCTTGTCGAAGACCTATTCGATTACGGGATGGCGCGTCGGCTACATCTTCGCGCCGCCTCATCTGGCCGCAGCGCTGCGGCAGCTCCACATGTTCATGACCATCAGCGCGCCGAGCCCGCTCCAGGAAGCGGCTGTGACCAGCCTCGGCTTCGACCGGTCCTATTACGAAGGGCTGCGGGAAGTATATACGAAGAAGCGCGACATCGTCATGAAGGGCCTCGACGCCATCGGCATTCCCCACAACGTGCCTCAGGGGGCCTTTTACATGCTGATGGATATTTCGGAATACGGCTACGACGACGATACGGCCTTCTGCGAGGACTTGATCCGGAAACTGGGCGTAGCCCTCGTGCCCGGCTCGACCTTTTTCCACGAAGACGTACACAACCTTGTCCGCCTTCAATTTGCCGTCAAGGACGAAACGCTCTATGAAGCGCTGAACCGTCTGGAAGGTATTCATTGCATGAAACGGTAA
- the gyrB gene encoding DNA topoisomerase (ATP-hydrolyzing) subunit B, producing MPQDKKVNYGAEQIQVLEGLEAVRKRPGMYIGSTSLRGLHHLVYEVVDNSIDEALAGYCTHIEVTIEADNSITVVDNGRGIPVAMHKIGKPAVEVVLTVLHAGGKFGGDGYPISGGLHGVGISVVNALSLWTKVEVKRDGYLWNISFARGLTAEPLKKIRPMERGEETGTKVSFKPDADIFPDTTYDFDTLKTRLRELAFLNKGLHITLTDKRGEGRSEVYCYEGGLTSFVEFLNENKEAVNPTVITLEGEKNKVLVDIAMQYNDGYSENILTFVNDIFTEEGGTHLSGFRSGLTRTINDYGRTAGLLKDKEENLSGEDVREGLTAIVSVKVREPQFEGQTKTKLGNSEVKGIVDNIVSDGLKEFFEEHPGEAKSIVNKAISAARARQAARHARDLTRRKNALEISSLPGKLADCSEKNAAMTEIYLVEGDSAGGSAKQGRDRKFQAILPLRGKIINVEKARLDKILANEEIRSMITAFGTGIGEEFDISKRRYDKIIIMTDADVDGAHIRTLLLTFFYRFMKPLITEGHIYIAQPPLYQVRKGKQVWYYYTDEAMNAKLDELGRDNSVVVQRYKGLGEMNPEQLWETTMDPQNRTMLQVHLEDAVEADRIFSVLMGDKVEPRRQFIQENAKKVRNLDL from the coding sequence ATGCCGCAAGATAAAAAAGTAAATTATGGCGCGGAACAGATTCAGGTCCTGGAAGGCCTGGAAGCCGTTCGCAAGCGTCCTGGTATGTATATAGGGAGCACGTCTCTGCGCGGTCTCCATCATTTAGTATATGAAGTCGTCGACAACAGTATCGACGAAGCGCTGGCAGGATACTGCACGCACATTGAAGTGACGATTGAAGCTGATAACAGCATTACCGTCGTCGACAACGGCCGCGGCATTCCCGTAGCCATGCATAAGATCGGCAAGCCTGCCGTCGAAGTCGTACTGACGGTGCTTCACGCCGGCGGCAAATTCGGCGGCGACGGCTATCCTATTTCCGGCGGCCTGCACGGCGTCGGCATATCCGTCGTCAACGCCCTGAGCCTGTGGACGAAGGTCGAAGTCAAGCGCGACGGGTATTTGTGGAACATCTCCTTTGCCCGGGGCCTGACGGCGGAACCGCTGAAAAAAATTCGTCCCATGGAACGGGGCGAAGAAACGGGCACCAAGGTAAGCTTTAAGCCCGACGCGGACATTTTCCCCGACACGACCTATGATTTTGACACGCTGAAGACGCGTCTCCGCGAGCTGGCCTTCCTGAACAAGGGCCTGCATATTACCCTGACGGATAAGCGCGGCGAAGGGCGCAGCGAAGTCTACTGCTACGAAGGGGGCCTCACGTCCTTTGTGGAATTTCTGAATGAAAACAAGGAAGCCGTCAACCCGACGGTCATTACGCTGGAAGGCGAAAAGAACAAGGTCCTCGTGGACATCGCCATGCAGTACAACGACGGCTACAGCGAAAATATCCTGACCTTCGTCAACGACATCTTTACGGAAGAAGGGGGCACTCACCTGAGCGGCTTCCGTTCCGGCCTGACCCGCACGATCAATGACTACGGCCGTACGGCGGGACTGCTGAAGGACAAGGAAGAAAACTTATCCGGCGAAGACGTGCGCGAAGGCCTGACGGCTATCGTCAGCGTCAAGGTACGGGAACCGCAGTTCGAAGGGCAGACGAAGACGAAGCTGGGCAACAGCGAAGTCAAGGGGATCGTCGACAATATCGTGTCCGACGGATTGAAGGAATTCTTCGAAGAGCATCCCGGCGAAGCCAAGTCCATTGTCAACAAGGCGATTTCCGCCGCCAGAGCCCGCCAGGCAGCGCGCCACGCCCGCGACCTGACGCGCCGCAAAAACGCCCTGGAAATCAGCAGCCTGCCAGGCAAACTGGCCGACTGCTCGGAAAAGAACGCCGCTATGACGGAAATCTACCTGGTCGAAGGCGATTCGGCCGGCGGCTCGGCCAAACAGGGCCGGGACCGGAAATTCCAGGCCATCTTACCACTCCGCGGCAAGATCATCAACGTCGAAAAGGCCCGTCTGGACAAGATCCTGGCCAATGAAGAAATCCGCTCCATGATTACGGCCTTCGGCACGGGTATCGGCGAAGAATTCGACATCAGCAAGCGGCGATACGACAAGATCATCATCATGACCGATGCCGACGTCGACGGAGCCCATATCCGTACGCTCCTGCTGACGTTCTTCTACCGGTTTATGAAGCCTCTCATTACGGAAGGCCACATCTACATCGCCCAGCCGCCCCTGTATCAGGTGCGCAAGGGCAAGCAGGTCTGGTATTACTACACAGACGAAGCGATGAACGCCAAGCTCGACGAGCTGGGCCGCGACAACAGCGTCGTCGTTCAGCGCTATAAGGGCCTCGGCGAAATGAATCCGGAGCAGCTCTGGGAAACAACGATGGATCCCCAGAACCGCACGATGCTCCAGGTCCACCTCGAAGACGCCGTAGAAGCGGACCGCATTTTCTCGGTCCTCATGGGCGACAAGGTCGAACCGCGCCGTCAATTCATTCAGGAAAACGCCAAGAAGGTGCGGAATCTGGACTTATAG